A portion of the Cryptomeria japonica chromosome 5, Sugi_1.0, whole genome shotgun sequence genome contains these proteins:
- the LOC131042061 gene encoding large ribosomal subunit protein eL20 codes for MVKYRFHQYQVVGRALPTPTEANPKIYRMKLWATNDVRAKSKFWYFLRKLKKVKKSNGQMLAINEIFEKNPTTIKNYGIWLRYQSRTGYHNMYKEYRDTTLNGAVQQMYDEMASRHRVRQPCIQIIKTATIPAKLCKRENTKQFHDPDIKFPLVYRKVRPPTRKLKTTFKASRPNLFM; via the exons ATGGTGAAGTACAGG TTTCATCAGTACCAGGTTGTTGGGCGAGCTCTGCCAACCCCAACTGAAGCAAATCCTAAGATCTACCGGATGAAACTATGGGCCACAAATGATGTACGTGCCAAGTCCAAGTTCTG GTATTTTCTGAGAAAACTGAAGAAGGTGAAGAAGAGTAATGGACAAATGCTTGCTATAAATGAG ATTTTTGAGAAAAACCCTACAACAATCAAGAACTACGGTATTTGGCTGCGTTACCAGAGTAGGACTGGTTACCATAACATGTACAAAGAATATCGGGACACCACTTTAAATGGTGCTGTTCAACAAATGTACGATGAGATGGCTTCTCGTCACAGAGTGCGACAACCTTGCATCCAGATTATCAAGACGGCTACTATTCCTGCCAAGCTTTGCAAACGTGAGAATACCAAACAATTCCATGATCCCGATATCAAATTTCCTTTGGTGTACCGTAAAGTCAGGCCACCAACAAGGAAGTTGAAAACAACCTTTAAGGCATCCAGACCTAACTTATTTATGTAA